The Mycobacteriales bacterium genome includes a window with the following:
- a CDS encoding TetR/AcrR family transcriptional regulator, translated as MTTTTQGRDFAPRGTRLPRQARRKQLLGAAQEVFVAQGYHAAAMDEIAERAGVSKPVLYQHFPSKLELYLALLDQHAENLVLRVREALATTTDNKARVAASVAAYFDFVDGEGTDGEGAFRLVFESDLRNDPAVRERVERMTQGCVDAIAETIAHDTGYRAEEAQLLSIGLSGLMEVGARWWLTSPDRIPKERAVELLLGLAWRGISGAPRTG; from the coding sequence GTGACGACGACCACGCAAGGACGCGACTTCGCGCCGCGCGGGACCCGCCTGCCGCGGCAGGCCCGCCGCAAGCAGCTGCTCGGCGCCGCGCAGGAGGTCTTCGTCGCGCAGGGCTACCACGCCGCGGCGATGGACGAGATCGCCGAGCGGGCAGGCGTCAGCAAGCCGGTGCTGTACCAGCACTTCCCGAGCAAACTCGAGCTCTATCTCGCGCTGCTGGACCAGCACGCGGAGAATCTGGTGCTGCGCGTGCGGGAGGCGCTGGCGACGACCACCGACAACAAGGCCCGCGTGGCGGCGTCGGTCGCGGCGTACTTCGACTTCGTCGACGGTGAGGGCACCGACGGCGAGGGCGCCTTCCGGCTGGTCTTCGAGAGCGACCTGCGCAACGACCCGGCGGTGCGCGAGCGGGTGGAGCGGATGACGCAGGGCTGCGTCGACGCGATCGCGGAGACGATCGCGCACGACACCGGCTACCGCGCCGAGGAGGCGCAGCTGCTGTCCATCGGGCTGTCCGGGCTGATGGAGGTGGGCGCCCGCTGGTGGCTGACCTCGCCCGACCGCATCCCGAAGGAGCGGGCGGTCGAGCTGCTGCTGGGGCTGGCCTGGCGCGGCATCTCGGGCGCACCACGCACCGGCTGA
- a CDS encoding oxygenase MpaB family protein has protein sequence MHADPTMALSGLRALLLQALHPLAMAGVAQHSDFRQDPWGRLFRTADYIGVTTFGTTEQARRAAARVRGIHRDLAGIEPETGQAYRVDDPDLLRWVHCVEAESFLTTAVRCGLRLSAAEQDRYYAEQTVSASLVGLDPATVPTSVDQMACYFRDVRPQLRATAAARDAARFVLWPPMPVLVQLGTPARPAWLALTAAAGAMLPRWARRMYRLPGIPTTDLAASAAGLAFRSGLLVVPESLRLGPHVKQAHARLGLA, from the coding sequence GTGCACGCCGACCCGACGATGGCGCTGTCCGGGCTGCGGGCGCTGCTGCTGCAGGCCCTGCACCCACTGGCGATGGCCGGTGTCGCGCAGCACAGCGACTTCCGGCAGGATCCGTGGGGCCGGCTGTTCCGGACGGCGGACTACATCGGCGTCACCACCTTCGGTACGACGGAGCAGGCCCGGCGGGCCGCCGCCCGGGTGCGCGGCATCCACCGCGACCTGGCCGGCATCGAACCCGAGACGGGGCAGGCGTACCGCGTCGACGACCCGGACCTGCTGCGCTGGGTGCACTGCGTCGAGGCCGAGTCGTTCCTGACCACCGCGGTGCGCTGTGGCCTGCGGCTGTCGGCCGCCGAGCAGGACCGGTACTACGCCGAGCAGACGGTGAGCGCCTCGCTCGTGGGACTGGACCCGGCGACGGTGCCGACGTCGGTGGACCAGATGGCTTGCTACTTCAGAGATGTTCGTCCGCAGCTGCGTGCCACCGCCGCCGCTCGGGACGCCGCCCGATTCGTGCTGTGGCCGCCGATGCCGGTGCTGGTGCAGCTGGGCACCCCCGCCCGGCCGGCGTGGCTCGCGCTCACCGCGGCCGCGGGCGCGATGTTGCCCCGCTGGGCCCGCCGGATGTACCGGCTACCGGGGATTCCGACCACCGACCTGGCCGCGAGCGCCGCCGGGCTCGCCTTCCGCAGCGGCCTGCTGGTGGTCCCGGAGTCGCTGCGGCTGGGGCCGCACGTGAAGCAGGCGCACGCCCGACTCGGCCTGGCCTGA
- a CDS encoding alpha/beta hydrolase, whose protein sequence is MALHPICADLDVRLESFPVPGTTLAALVCEPAGRPRSTVLLVPGYTGSKEDFRRLLRPLADAGLRVVALDQRGQFQSPGTQELSAYTTVALGADLLAVVEELGDTPVHLLGHSFGGLVARTAVLTRPQAFRSLVLMGSGPAGLTGPRVAVFPLMRPLLEQGMPALVEAMDAMNAADQRWLTLDASTQAFLRDRMLASSAHALLGMADALTGEPDRVDELRATGVPVLVLHGEADDAWLPALQAEMAARLGAEHVVVPDALHSPAMENADATAKALLAFYED, encoded by the coding sequence GTGGCCCTGCACCCCATCTGCGCCGACCTCGACGTCCGGCTGGAGAGCTTCCCGGTGCCGGGGACGACCCTGGCTGCCCTCGTCTGCGAGCCCGCGGGACGACCCCGCTCGACCGTCCTGTTGGTGCCGGGCTACACCGGCAGCAAGGAGGACTTCCGCCGGCTGCTGCGTCCGCTGGCCGACGCCGGGCTGCGGGTCGTGGCCCTGGACCAGCGCGGCCAGTTCCAGTCACCGGGGACGCAGGAGCTGTCGGCGTACACGACCGTTGCCCTGGGCGCGGACCTGCTGGCCGTCGTCGAGGAGCTGGGTGACACGCCGGTGCATCTGCTGGGGCACAGCTTCGGCGGGCTGGTCGCCCGCACGGCTGTGCTCACCCGGCCGCAGGCCTTCCGCTCCCTGGTGCTGATGGGCTCCGGGCCGGCGGGGCTGACCGGGCCGCGGGTGGCGGTGTTCCCGCTGATGCGCCCGCTGCTCGAGCAGGGCATGCCCGCGCTGGTCGAGGCGATGGACGCGATGAACGCCGCCGACCAGCGCTGGCTGACCCTGGACGCCTCGACCCAGGCGTTCCTGCGCGACCGGATGCTGGCCTCGAGCGCGCACGCCCTGCTGGGTATGGCCGACGCGCTGACCGGCGAGCCGGACCGGGTCGACGAGCTGCGCGCGACGGGAGTCCCGGTGCTGGTGCTGCACGGGGAGGCCGATGATGCCTGGCTGCCCGCATTGCAGGCCGAGATGGCAGCGCGGCTCGGCGCCGAGCATGTCGTGGTGCCCGACGCCTTGCACTCCCCCGCGATGGAGAACGCCGACGCGACGGCCAAGGCCCTGCTCGCGTTCTACGAGGACTGA
- a CDS encoding ferritin-like fold-containing protein → MNTRLDQATVDLLGVLAYGELTAFERLASDARLAPTIRDKHALATMAAAEFEHYRRLHDHMLSESIDPEQAMLPFVGPLDAFHESTPPNDWLEGIIKAYVGDGLASDFYREVAAFVQDASTRGLVLEALADTGQASFAVSKVREATAADPAVAGRLALWARRLVGEALIQAQRVAVERDALTELLVGGSGDLAGIARLLTRLTDNHTARMAALGLQS, encoded by the coding sequence ATGAACACCCGGCTGGACCAGGCAACCGTCGACCTGCTGGGGGTCCTGGCCTATGGCGAGCTGACGGCGTTCGAGCGGCTGGCCAGCGATGCCCGGCTGGCGCCGACGATCCGCGACAAGCACGCCCTCGCCACGATGGCGGCCGCGGAGTTCGAGCACTACCGGCGGCTGCACGACCACATGCTGAGCGAGTCGATCGACCCGGAGCAGGCCATGTTGCCCTTCGTCGGCCCGCTCGACGCCTTCCACGAGTCGACGCCGCCGAACGACTGGCTCGAGGGGATCATCAAGGCCTACGTCGGCGACGGCCTGGCGAGCGACTTCTACCGTGAGGTCGCCGCCTTCGTGCAGGACGCGTCCACCCGTGGGCTGGTGCTGGAGGCGCTGGCGGACACCGGCCAGGCGTCGTTCGCCGTCAGCAAGGTGCGTGAGGCGACGGCCGCGGATCCGGCGGTGGCCGGGCGGCTCGCGCTCTGGGCCCGCCGGCTGGTGGGGGAGGCGCTCATCCAGGCGCAGCGGGTCGCGGTCGAGCGGGACGCCTTGACCGAGTTGCTGGTGGGTGGCAGCGGCGACCTGGCCGGCATCGCCCGGCTGCTCACCCGGCTCACCGACAACCACACGGCGCGGATGGCGGCGCTCGGCCTGCAGTCGTAG
- a CDS encoding DUF3107 domain-containing protein — MEVKIGVQYAARELVLESAQSPDDVAKAVAEALRADLGVLSLVDEKGRRVLVPADKLAYVEIAESEQRRVGFGAL; from the coding sequence GTGGAGGTCAAGATCGGCGTCCAGTACGCCGCGCGCGAGCTCGTCCTCGAGAGCGCGCAGTCCCCGGACGACGTGGCCAAGGCCGTCGCCGAGGCGCTCCGCGCCGACCTCGGCGTGCTGTCGCTCGTCGACGAGAAGGGCCGCCGCGTCCTGGTGCCCGCCGACAAGCTGGCCTACGTCGAGATCGCCGAGTCCGAGCAGCGCCGGGTGGGCTTCGGCGCGCTGTAG
- a CDS encoding CBS domain-containing protein produces MTKARDIMTAGADYVDTSTTVMEVAQKLATQDYGSVPICDGEKLKGMITDRDIVVKVLAAGKDPQTTKVIDLIQGEVVTIGADDSVEEAMETMKKHQVRRLPVIDGHKLVGMLAQADLARNDDDRRVGETVEAISK; encoded by the coding sequence ATGACCAAGGCACGCGACATCATGACGGCGGGGGCCGACTACGTGGACACCTCCACCACGGTGATGGAGGTCGCCCAGAAGCTGGCCACGCAGGACTACGGCTCCGTCCCGATCTGCGACGGCGAGAAGCTGAAGGGCATGATCACCGACCGCGACATCGTCGTGAAGGTGCTCGCCGCCGGCAAGGACCCGCAGACCACCAAGGTCATCGACCTGATCCAGGGCGAGGTCGTCACCATCGGCGCCGACGACTCGGTCGAGGAGGCGATGGAGACCATGAAGAAGCACCAGGTGCGCCGGCTGCCGGTCATCGACGGCCACAAGCTCGTCGGCATGCTGGCCCAGGCCGACCTGGCTCGCAACGACGACGACCGGCGCGTGGGCGAAACCGTCGAGGCGATCTCGAAGTAG
- a CDS encoding DEAD/DEAH box helicase translates to MTTETPANGFAALGALPETVQALEALGITTPFAIQTMTLPIALAGHDLIGQARTGTGKTLGFGVPLLQRVKSKAEGSDGRPQALVVAPTRELAVQVATDIEKAGSVRSIRIAQIYGGRAFEPQVETLRKGVEVVVGTPGRLLDLARQGHLDLSHVQVLVLDEADEMLDLGFLPDVERILELLPTERQTMLFSATMPGPVVTMARRFMKQPTHIRAEEIGEKRTVPDTEIFVYRAHAMDKGEVLARILQAEGRGLTMVFCRTKRTCDKVAADMADRGFAAAAVHGDLGQGAREQALRAFRSGKIDVLVATDVAARGIDVQDVTHVINYQCPDEESTFLHRIGRTGRAGAKGVAVTFVDWDDMPKWGLINKALELPFPEPVETYSSSKHLYSDLHIPAGTKGTLPRSARVRAGLHAEQVEDLGETGRRRPAGRDGGRDSGRGGRDGGRDSGRGGRDSGRGGRDGGRDSGRGGRDDSGAAVADDAPALPKRTGSPRRRTRGSGAALEAVAGSADAGAAPAPDASRAPAPDAGRAPAPDADGAGAGPRRRRGGRGRGRGTGEAAPAAE, encoded by the coding sequence CTGACCACCGAGACCCCCGCCAACGGCTTCGCCGCGCTCGGCGCCCTGCCCGAGACCGTCCAGGCGCTCGAAGCGCTCGGCATCACGACGCCCTTCGCCATCCAGACCATGACCCTGCCGATCGCGCTGGCCGGTCACGACCTGATCGGTCAGGCGCGCACCGGTACCGGCAAGACGCTGGGCTTCGGCGTGCCGCTGCTCCAGCGCGTGAAGAGCAAGGCGGAGGGGTCGGACGGGCGGCCGCAGGCGCTGGTCGTCGCGCCGACCCGCGAGCTGGCCGTCCAGGTCGCGACCGACATCGAGAAGGCGGGCAGCGTCCGGAGCATCCGCATCGCGCAGATCTACGGCGGGCGGGCCTTCGAGCCGCAGGTCGAGACGCTGCGCAAGGGCGTCGAAGTCGTGGTCGGCACTCCCGGTCGACTGCTCGACCTGGCCCGCCAGGGCCACCTGGACCTCTCGCACGTGCAGGTCCTGGTGCTGGACGAGGCCGACGAGATGCTGGACCTGGGCTTCCTGCCCGACGTCGAGCGGATCCTCGAACTGCTGCCGACCGAGCGGCAGACGATGCTGTTCTCGGCGACCATGCCGGGCCCGGTCGTGACCATGGCGCGCCGGTTCATGAAGCAGCCGACGCACATCCGGGCCGAGGAGATCGGGGAGAAGCGGACCGTCCCGGACACCGAGATCTTCGTCTACCGGGCGCACGCGATGGACAAGGGCGAGGTGCTCGCGCGGATCCTGCAGGCCGAGGGCCGCGGGCTGACGATGGTGTTCTGCCGGACCAAGCGGACCTGCGACAAGGTCGCCGCCGACATGGCCGACCGGGGCTTTGCGGCCGCCGCCGTGCACGGCGACCTCGGTCAGGGCGCCCGGGAGCAGGCGCTGCGCGCCTTCCGCAGCGGCAAGATCGACGTGCTGGTGGCCACCGACGTCGCCGCCCGCGGCATCGACGTGCAGGACGTCACGCACGTCATCAACTACCAGTGTCCGGACGAGGAGAGCACGTTTCTGCACCGGATCGGCCGCACCGGCCGGGCCGGCGCCAAGGGCGTCGCCGTCACGTTCGTCGACTGGGACGACATGCCCAAGTGGGGGCTGATCAACAAGGCGCTCGAGTTGCCGTTCCCGGAGCCGGTGGAGACCTACTCCAGCTCCAAGCATCTCTACAGCGACCTGCACATTCCGGCGGGCACCAAGGGCACCCTGCCGCGCTCGGCCCGGGTGCGCGCGGGGCTGCACGCCGAGCAGGTCGAGGACCTGGGCGAGACCGGCCGGCGCAGGCCTGCCGGGCGGGACGGCGGGCGGGACTCCGGCCGGGGCGGGCGCGACGGCGGTCGGGACTCCGGCCGCGGCGGGCGGGATTCCGGCCGCGGCGGGCGCGACGGCGGTCGGGACTCCGGCCGCGGCGGCCGGGACGACTCCGGTGCGGCTGTCGCCGACGACGCGCCCGCACTCCCCAAGCGCACGGGCAGCCCGCGCCGGCGTACCCGAGGAAGTGGTGCGGCGCTCGAGGCGGTGGCCGGCTCCGCGGACGCCGGGGCGGCCCCGGCTCCGGACGCCAGCCGGGCCCCGGCTCCGGACGCCGGCCGGGCCCCGGCTCCGGACGCGGACGGGGCGGGCGCGGGCCCGCGTCGCCGCCGGGGCGGCCGTGGCCGCGGCCGCGGCACCGGTGAGGCGGCTCCTGCCGCGGAGTAG
- a CDS encoding metallophosphoesterase produces the protein MRLLLLADTHVPRRARDLPAPVWAQVETADLVVHAGDWVDVALLDALEVRSRSLLACWGNNDGPALRARLPEVAHATLEGVRVAVTHETGGAAGRERRADLAHPDVDLLVFGHSHIPWDSTTPGGLRLLNPGSPTDRRRQPTCTFLTLELRDGQVHDVRLHPTSRHA, from the coding sequence ATGCGCCTGCTCCTGCTCGCCGACACCCACGTGCCCCGGCGCGCCCGGGACCTGCCCGCCCCTGTCTGGGCGCAGGTCGAGACGGCCGACCTCGTCGTGCATGCCGGCGACTGGGTGGACGTCGCGCTGCTCGATGCGCTCGAGGTCCGGTCGCGCTCGCTGCTGGCCTGCTGGGGCAACAACGACGGGCCGGCGCTGCGGGCCCGGCTGCCGGAGGTGGCGCACGCGACGCTCGAGGGCGTACGGGTGGCGGTCACGCACGAGACGGGCGGCGCGGCGGGCCGGGAACGACGCGCCGACCTCGCGCACCCGGACGTCGACCTGCTGGTCTTCGGGCACAGCCACATCCCGTGGGACAGCACCACGCCGGGCGGGCTGCGGCTGCTCAACCCGGGCTCGCCGACCGACCGGCGCCGGCAGCCCACCTGCACCTTCCTGACGCTCGAGCTGCGCGACGGCCAGGTGCACGACGTGCGTCTGCATCCGACCTCACGGCATGCATGA
- a CDS encoding DUF6158 family protein, with the protein MTGVPADQLTDEALERELKHLHDTRHDTFLHGSEDALQFHTMRTTELEEDYLRRNPDRVIDARRTRHGSRELSGQDT; encoded by the coding sequence GTGACCGGAGTGCCGGCCGACCAGCTGACCGACGAGGCCCTGGAACGCGAACTCAAACATCTGCACGACACGCGCCACGACACCTTCCTGCACGGCAGCGAGGACGCCCTGCAGTTCCACACCATGCGCACGACCGAGCTCGAGGAGGACTACCTGCGCCGCAATCCCGACCGGGTCATCGACGCACGGCGGACGCGGCACGGCTCGCGCGAGCTGTCGGGGCAGGACACATGA
- a CDS encoding TSUP family transporter, with protein sequence MSLAAAGLVLLATLVTATVSGVLGMAGGLLLMGALLLVLPAAIAFVVHGLLQLVSNGWRAFLQRRHLHWAVVGWYAAGATAAAGAVHLLAYTPSTPLTYLLLGLVPGLVWLPDRWLALDASRPPHAVAAGILVTALNLVAGVAGPLLDVFFVRTTLGRHAVVATKAGTQVLSHLAKVVVYGGLAGASGVPYGLVLAAVPLSMLGTALGGRLLDRISETSFTSWTRWVVTGIGVLYLVQAARLAAA encoded by the coding sequence ATGAGCCTGGCCGCCGCGGGTCTCGTACTCCTCGCGACGCTGGTCACCGCGACCGTCTCCGGGGTGCTGGGCATGGCCGGCGGGCTCCTGCTCATGGGTGCGCTGCTGCTGGTCCTGCCTGCGGCAATCGCCTTCGTGGTGCACGGCCTGCTGCAACTGGTCAGCAACGGCTGGCGGGCCTTCCTGCAACGCCGGCACCTGCACTGGGCGGTGGTCGGCTGGTATGCCGCCGGTGCGACGGCGGCCGCCGGCGCCGTCCATCTGCTGGCCTACACCCCGTCCACGCCGTTGACCTACCTGCTGCTCGGCCTCGTACCGGGCCTGGTCTGGCTGCCGGACAGGTGGCTGGCCCTTGACGCGAGCCGGCCGCCGCACGCGGTCGCGGCCGGAATTCTCGTGACGGCGCTCAATCTGGTCGCCGGCGTGGCCGGCCCGCTCCTGGACGTGTTCTTCGTACGGACGACGCTCGGGCGGCACGCGGTCGTCGCCACGAAGGCCGGGACGCAGGTCCTGTCGCACCTGGCCAAGGTCGTCGTCTACGGCGGCCTGGCCGGCGCAAGCGGGGTGCCGTACGGGCTGGTGCTGGCGGCAGTGCCGCTCTCCATGCTCGGCACGGCTCTCGGCGGTCGCCTGCTGGACCGGATCTCGGAGACCTCCTTCACGTCGTGGACGCGCTGGGTGGTCACCGGGATCGGCGTGCTCTACCTCGTGCAGGCAGCGCGACTGGCCGCCGCCTAA
- a CDS encoding GlsB/YeaQ/YmgE family stress response membrane protein, which translates to MLLTIIGMIIIGAIAGFIARALVPGKDAMSVPATILLGIVGSFVGGFLGSLLFGGGDGEGFLRPTGLIGSVIGAIIALLVYNAVSGKKRSHV; encoded by the coding sequence GTGCTGCTCACCATTATCGGCATGATCATCATCGGTGCCATCGCTGGTTTCATCGCCCGCGCGCTCGTTCCCGGCAAGGATGCGATGAGCGTCCCCGCGACGATCCTGCTCGGTATCGTCGGCTCGTTCGTCGGCGGTTTCCTCGGCTCGCTGCTGTTCGGCGGCGGTGACGGCGAAGGCTTCCTGCGCCCGACCGGCCTGATCGGCTCCGTCATCGGCGCGATCATCGCCCTGCTGGTCTACAACGCGGTGAGCGGCAAGAAGCGCTCGCACGTGTAG
- a CDS encoding antibiotic biosynthesis monooxygenase, producing the protein MYVAINVLTVPEGAGATLEQRFAARRGAVESAPGFEHFELLRPVEGTADYLVYTRWRSKQDFTAWRESQAFGQGHAQAGDKPEGSRPAASGATLWAFEVVQDSSGPA; encoded by the coding sequence TTGTACGTCGCCATCAACGTCCTGACCGTCCCCGAGGGGGCCGGCGCCACGCTCGAGCAGCGGTTCGCCGCCCGTCGGGGGGCCGTCGAGTCCGCCCCCGGCTTCGAGCATTTCGAGTTGCTGCGCCCTGTCGAGGGCACTGCGGACTACCTGGTCTACACGCGGTGGCGCAGCAAGCAGGACTTCACTGCCTGGCGGGAGTCCCAGGCTTTCGGCCAGGGTCACGCGCAGGCCGGTGACAAGCCCGAGGGGAGCCGGCCCGCGGCCAGCGGTGCGACGCTGTGGGCCTTCGAGGTGGTGCAGGACAGCAGCGGCCCTGCCTAG
- a CDS encoding HAD family hydrolase, which produces MTQPAPPRPNGQASGPTALVLDVDGTLLDTVYLHVIAWWEAFRDAGYEVSCFDIHRAIGRSSGDLVQTLVGRSDEQVVDGHAEKWAPLRERCIPFHAVPELIRTCAGRGTKVVYCTSGSPGDVADFREKIGCDDVVSAVVDSSDVEHSKPAPDIVRAALDAVGVAPDNAVMLGDTVYDVRAAGAAGVPCIGLMCGGIGERELQEAGAAAVYGNPSELLQDLERSPVGRLLR; this is translated from the coding sequence ATGACCCAGCCTGCACCTCCGCGACCCAACGGCCAAGCGTCCGGTCCCACCGCCCTCGTCCTGGACGTCGACGGGACGCTGCTCGACACCGTCTATCTGCACGTGATCGCCTGGTGGGAGGCGTTTCGCGACGCAGGGTACGAGGTGTCGTGCTTCGACATCCACCGGGCCATCGGCCGCAGCTCCGGCGACCTCGTCCAGACGCTCGTCGGACGGTCCGACGAGCAGGTCGTCGACGGTCACGCCGAGAAGTGGGCGCCGCTGCGCGAGCGGTGCATCCCCTTCCACGCCGTCCCGGAGCTCATCCGGACCTGCGCCGGGCGCGGGACGAAGGTCGTCTACTGCACCAGTGGCAGCCCCGGTGACGTGGCCGACTTCCGCGAGAAGATCGGCTGCGACGACGTCGTCAGCGCTGTCGTCGACAGCAGCGACGTCGAGCACAGCAAGCCGGCGCCCGACATCGTCCGCGCCGCCCTCGACGCCGTCGGGGTGGCGCCGGACAACGCGGTGATGCTCGGCGACACGGTCTACGACGTACGTGCGGCCGGCGCAGCGGGCGTGCCGTGCATCGGCCTGATGTGTGGCGGCATCGGCGAGCGCGAGCTGCAGGAGGCGGGGGCCGCGGCGGTCTACGGGAATCCCTCGGAGCTGCTGCAGGACCTGGAGCGCTCACCGGTGGGGCGGCTGCTCCGTTAG